In Haloplanus rubicundus, one DNA window encodes the following:
- a CDS encoding erythromycin esterase family protein has translation MPSTDESTRRRFLALAGTGAAALAGCATRTDTSPSRTATATETPTDTSAPADTDPPADAIERAAVPVELTADSPGLDTVAAQLAGSDLIGIGENSHGVAAFKTVPQLLVRRLVETHDYRLLAMEGTLGDFAPVDDYVAGGDTSLDDAMAALDFYFWRTEGVRRLFAWLREFNDGRPDAERVTVRGYDTQFHDANATAIRDYIDRVDPAYLSTVEADLDPLTEPRYERADPAYMTPSQESLVESLRERLRSRRSEYVERSSESAWRLARRHVWTLERALQFQKHLHAEAYAAGKRVRDAAMAANVSWLRDWTGSDRVVVLGNANHTMRTDGDGPKRMGQHLTDEFGDDYYSLGLLFGTGTFAAPTNHDRMAFETYALDGPVEGTLEATLAEVDHPRFFLDFETARADASLGTWLDGLSSVQFSVPRAAERGAVPLPASPGVVYDGVVFVRRVSPAAFVGDG, from the coding sequence ATGCCCTCCACCGACGAGAGCACGCGCCGCCGGTTTCTGGCACTGGCCGGCACCGGCGCCGCGGCGCTCGCTGGCTGTGCGACTCGAACCGATACTTCGCCGTCGCGGACCGCGACGGCGACGGAGACGCCGACCGACACCTCCGCCCCCGCAGACACCGACCCGCCCGCCGACGCCATCGAGCGGGCTGCGGTCCCCGTGGAACTGACCGCCGATTCCCCCGGTCTCGACACCGTCGCCGCCCAGCTCGCCGGGTCCGATCTGATCGGCATCGGCGAGAACTCCCACGGTGTTGCCGCGTTCAAGACGGTACCGCAACTCCTCGTCCGCCGACTCGTCGAGACTCACGACTATCGCCTGCTCGCCATGGAAGGGACGCTCGGCGACTTCGCCCCCGTCGACGACTACGTTGCCGGCGGCGACACCTCACTCGACGACGCGATGGCCGCACTCGACTTCTACTTCTGGCGGACCGAGGGCGTTCGGCGCCTCTTCGCGTGGCTCCGCGAGTTCAACGACGGCCGGCCCGACGCCGAGCGGGTGACCGTCCGCGGCTACGACACCCAGTTTCACGACGCGAACGCGACGGCGATTCGGGACTATATCGACCGGGTCGATCCGGCGTACCTGTCCACGGTCGAGGCCGACCTCGACCCGCTCACGGAACCGCGCTACGAACGGGCCGATCCCGCGTACATGACCCCGTCACAGGAGTCGCTCGTCGAGTCGCTCCGCGAGCGACTCCGGTCGAGGCGATCCGAATACGTCGAGCGAAGCTCCGAATCGGCGTGGCGACTCGCCCGCCGGCACGTCTGGACCCTCGAACGCGCCCTCCAGTTCCAGAAACACCTGCATGCGGAGGCGTACGCGGCTGGAAAGCGCGTCCGTGACGCCGCCATGGCGGCGAACGTCTCGTGGTTGCGCGACTGGACCGGCTCGGACCGCGTCGTCGTCCTCGGCAACGCGAATCACACGATGCGAACGGACGGCGACGGCCCGAAGCGGATGGGACAGCATCTGACCGACGAGTTCGGTGACGACTACTACTCACTCGGGCTGCTGTTCGGCACCGGCACGTTCGCCGCCCCGACGAACCACGATCGGATGGCGTTCGAGACGTACGCCCTCGACGGGCCGGTCGAGGGGACGCTCGAAGCGACCCTCGCCGAGGTCGATCACCCCCGATTCTTCCTCGATTTCGAGACTGCTCGGGCGGACGCGTCGCTCGGGACGTGGCTCGACGGCCTCTCGTCGGTCCAGTTCTCGGTGCCGCGGGCCGCCGAGCGAGGCGCCGTCCCGCTGCCGGCGTCCCCCGGCGTCGTCTACGACGGGGTGGTGTTCGTCCGGCGGGTGTCGCCGGCAGCGTTCGTGGGCGACGGGTGA